A region from the Vicia villosa cultivar HV-30 ecotype Madison, WI linkage group LG3, Vvil1.0, whole genome shotgun sequence genome encodes:
- the LOC131658550 gene encoding uncharacterized protein LOC131658550: MEVLTALMKKSKEMGEFRDFKFKGDKEVDMLQFANNTIIIAEGDTANLWSLKYILRGFELMSGSRINFHKSNHYGLNVGDWFMEAVSSFLSCKVGKLSFKFLGVRVSDNPRKLSMWKDLILMLRKILSVWIGSYLSMAGRMVLIFGS, encoded by the coding sequence ATGGAGGTTCTTACAGCCTTAATGAAGAAATCAAAAGAAATGGGGGAATTTCGTGATTTTAAGTTCAAAGGTGATAAGGAGGTGGATATGCTACAATTCGCGAACAACACTATTATTATAGCCGAAGGAGATACCGCAAACTTGTGGAGTTTGAAATATATTCTTAGAGGGTTCGAGTTGATGTCGGGTTCTCGGATTAACTTTCATAAGAGTAATCATTACGGGCTTAATGTGGGTGATTGGTTCATGGAAGCcgtatcttcttttctctcttgtAAAGTGGGGAAATTGTCTTTCAAATTTCTTGGTGTTAGGGTGAGTGATAATCCTAGGAAACTCTCAATGTGGAAAGATCTTATTTTGATGTTGAGAAAAATATTGTCCGTGTGGATAGGCTCGTACCTTAGTATGGCGGGTAGAATGGTGTTGATATTCGGTTCTTAA
- the LOC131656339 gene encoding isoleucine N-monooxygenase 2-like: MIYTPSFLVLLPQSLWSLFLVIIVGYMVIKTIRYHNPNKPKLPPGPKPLPIVGNLFEMLANRPTHAWIYRMLKEMNTEIICFRLMNIHLVVVNCPTIALEFFKKHDSNFASRPKTMSTGIISNGYLTTMLGPYGEQWKKMKKIIVKDLLNPSKHEWLRGKRNEEADNLIFYVYNKCSNNGSPMNVRIAILHYCSNVFRKLFLSTRYIGKGMKDGGPGSEEVEQVNAALDLLNYIFSFSLSDFIPGMSLLDLDGHKSKINNAMRVMKKCHDPIVEERIKHWRDGSKKVEEDLLDVLINLKDENNNPFLTVKEIKAQLVELMMATLDNPSNAVEWILAELLNQPELLQKATEELDTVVGKNRLVQESDIPKLNFLKACARESFRLHPITDLSPPHFAINDTIVGNFLIPKGSYVLLGRTGLGRNPKVWTEPNKFKPERHLKNEGPDITLIEPDLRFMSFSTGRRGCPGSILGTTMAIMLLARLLQGFTWSIPPNIPRINLAEAEGLLYPADPLTVIAKPRLPAELYNFGSRSK, translated from the exons ATGATTTACACCCCTAGCTTCCTCGTGTTACTGCCTCAGTCCTTATGGTCTCTTTTCCTTGTTATAATTGTTGGGTATATGGTAATCAAAACCATTAGATACCATAACCCTAACAAACCTAAACTTCCTCCAGGTCCAAAACCCTTGCCTATTGTTGGTAATCTTTTTGAAATGCTTGCAAACAGACCTACTCATGCATGGATATATAGAATGTTGAAGGAAATGAATACCGAAATAATATGTTTTCGGCTCATGAATATTCATCTCGTCGTCGTTAATTGTCCTACCATTGCACTTGAATTCTTCAAAAAACATGATTCTAATTTTGCATCAAGACCAAAAACCATGTCCACTGGTATCATCTCCAACGGATACTTAACTACAATGTTAGGACCGTATGGAGAACAAtggaaaaagatgaagaaaattattgTCAAAGATTTGCTTAATCCGTCCAAGCATGAATGGCTTCGAGGAAAAAGAAATGAAGAAGCTGATAATCTAATATTTTATGTGTACAACAAATGCAGCAATAATGGTAGCCCTATGAATGTTAGAATCGCAATACTACATTACTGTAGTAATGTGTTTAGGAAACTCTTTTTGAGTACCAGATACATTGGAAAGGGTATGAAGGATGGAGGGCCTGGTTCTGAGGAGGTTGAACAAGTTAATGCTGCTTTAGATttgcttaattatattttttctttttctctatcAGATTTTATCCCAGGAATGAGTCTACTAGACCTAGATGGTCATAAAAGCAAGATCAATAATGCAATGAGGGTAATGAAAAAGTGTCATGATCCCATTGTTGAAGAAAGAATCAAACATTGGAGGGATGGATCAAAGAAAGTTGAAGAGGATTTGCTAGATGTTTTGATCAacctaaaagatgaaaataatAATCCGTTCTTGACAGTGAAGGAAATCAAGGCTCAACTTGTT GAATTGATGATGGCAACTTTAGACAATCCATCAAATGCAGTTGAATGGATATTGGCCGAACTGTTAAATCAGCCGGAACTACTGCAAAAAGCTACTGAAGAGTTGGACACTGTAGTCGGAAAAAATAGGTTAGTTCAAGAATCAGACATTCCTAAACTCAACTTCTTGAAGGCTTGTGCAAGAGAATCTTTTCGTCTCCATCCCATAACAGATTTAAGTCCTCCACATTTTGCCATAAACGATACAATTGTTGGAAATTTCTTGATACCAAAGGGTAGTTATGTGTTACTCGGAAGAACCGGACTTGGCAGAAACCCAAAAGTATGGACTGAACCAAACAAATTTAAACCAGAACGCCATCTCAAGAATGAGGGTCCGGATATAACTTTGATAGAACCGGACTTAAGGTTCATGTCCTTTAGTACAGGAAGACGTGGTTGTCCTGGTTCCATACTTGGAACCACGATGGCTATTATGTTATTGGCTAGGTTGCTCCAAGGATTCACTTGGAGTATACCTCCCAATATACCAAGAATCAATCTCGCTGAGGCTGAAGGTTTATTGTACCCTGCTGATCCACTGACGGTTATAGCAAAGCCAAGATTGCCCGCCGAATTGTACAACTTTGGAAGCAGGTCGAAATAA
- the LOC131656340 gene encoding isoleucine N-monooxygenase 1-like, translated as MMRYTPAFLSSLPQSFWPLSLVIFFIFMIIKSLSYHLMNINPKIPKLPPGPKPWPIVGNLPEMLTSKSPTEWIHKTMEEFNTDIACIRLGNVHVIPVTCPTIAREFLRKYDADFSSRPTSMATDIISNGQLTTIFAPIGEQWRKMKRIVANDLFSPLRHQWLQDKRNEEADNLMFYVYNKCKNGDLVNVRIATQHYCGNVYRKYFFNTRYFGNGMKDGGPGVEEKEHVDAVFDLLDHVYAFSASDYIPWLRLLDLDGHKGKVTNAIKIMNKYHDCLIDERIKQWNDGSKNVEEDLLDVLISLKDVNNNPLLTTKEIKAQIIELMMAMVDNPSNAVEWTLAEMLNQHVLMEKAIEELDNIVGKDRLVQEIDIPKLKFLKACAREALRLHPIATFNVPHVSMNDTIIGNFLIPKGSHVLLGRSGLGKNPKVWSEPYKFQPERHLKNNRFDISLTEPNLKFISFSTGRRGCPGVMLGTTMTILLLARLLHGFTWSSHPNISKINLVESKGGMLLHDPLTIVAKPRLKIDLYSF; from the exons ATGATGAGATACACTCCTGCTTTCCTCTCGTCACTCCCTCAGTCCTTTTGGCCCCTTTCACttgttatattttttatctttatgATTATTAAATCCCTAAGTTATCACTTGATGAATATAAATCCAAAAATACCAAAATTGCCACCAGGTCCCAAACCATGGCCTATAGTTGGCAATCTTCCTGAAATGCTTACAAGCAAATCTCCAACTGAGTGGATACACAAAACTATGGAAGAATTCAACACTGATATTGCATGTATTCGCCTAGGAAATGTCCATGTTATCCCTGTCACTTGTCCCACCATTGCTCGTGAATTCTTGAGAAAATATGATGCTGATTTTTCATCAAGACCAACAAGCATGGCAACTGATATCATCTCCAATGGACAGTTAACCACAATATTTGCACCCATTGGCGAACAATGGAGAAAGATGAAGAGAATCGTTGCTAATGATTTGTTCTCACCACTCAGACATCAATGGCTTCAAGACAAAAGAAACGAAGAAGCCGATAATCTTATGTTTTATGTGTACAACAAATGCAAGAATGGTGACCTTGTGAATGTTAGAATTGCAACACAACATTATTGTGGAAATGTGTatcgaaaatatttttttaatacgaGATATTTCGGAAATGGAATGAAAGATGGAGGGCCCGGTGTTGAAGAAAAAGAACATGTTGATGCtgtttttgatttgcttgatcATGTTTATGCTTTCTCTGCGTCTGATTATATCCCATGGTTGAGGTTACTTGATTTAGATGGACATAAAGGAAAGGTAACAAATGCAATAAAGATAATGAACAAGTATCATGATTGTCTCATTGATGAGAGGATCAAACAATGGAATGATGGATCAAAGAATGTTGAAGAGGACTTGCTAGATGTTTTGATTTCATTAAAAGATGTCAATAATAATCCGTTATTGACAACTAAGGAAATCAAGGCACAAATCATT GAATTAATGATGGCAATGGTAGACAATCCTTCAAATGCTGTTGAATGGACATTGGCTGAAATGTTAAATCAACATGTTCTAATGGAAAAAGCTATAGAAGAATTGGACAATATAGTTGGAAAAGATAGGTTGGTCCAAGAAATTGATATTCCTAAACTCAAATTCTTGAAGGCTTGTGCAAGAGAAGCTTTACGCCTCCATCCCATAGCGACTTTCAATGTTCCCCATGTCTCAATGAATGATACAATAATTGGAAATTTCTTGATACCAAAGGGTAGCCATGTATTGCTTGGAAGAAGTGGACTTGGAAAAAACCCAAAAGTTTGGAGTGAACCTTACAAATTTCAACCAGAACGCCATTTGAAGAATAATAGGTTTGATATATCTTTGACAGAGCCAAATTTGAAGTTTATATCTTTTAGTACAGGAAGGCGTGGTTGCCCTGGTGTCATGCTTGGCACCACAATGACTATTCTTTTATTAGCTAGGTTGCTCCATGGCTTCACTTGGAGTTCACATCCTAATATATCAAAAATCAATCTTGTCGAGTCCAAAGGTGGTATGCTTCTTCATGATCCACTAACGATTGTAGCAAAGCCTCGATTAAAAATAGATTTGTATAGTTTTTGA